In Microbacterium soli, a single window of DNA contains:
- a CDS encoding CoA ester lyase produces MADIPPPDRFDLGPALLFCPADRPERFAGALSKADAVILDLEDAVLPEAKAQARENIISTDLDPARVVVRVNAPASAEFTADLAALTRTPFRNVMVAKTEDPAALDAFDESYALIALCETAAGVLRVAEIAAHPRVAALMWGAEDLVASLGGTSSRFDSGSYRDIARHARAATLLAAAGHGRAAIDAVHLDIDDEAGLAAEASDAAASGFRATACIHPKQVPVIRDAYRPDADSREWARAVLAAAEGQRGVFSYRGRMVDEPLLRQARAILGQA; encoded by the coding sequence ATGGCCGACATCCCCCCGCCTGACCGCTTCGACCTCGGGCCGGCGCTGCTGTTCTGCCCCGCCGACCGGCCCGAGCGATTCGCCGGCGCGCTGTCGAAAGCCGACGCCGTCATCCTCGATCTCGAGGACGCGGTCCTTCCCGAGGCGAAGGCGCAGGCGAGGGAGAACATCATCTCCACCGACCTCGACCCGGCGCGCGTGGTCGTGCGGGTCAATGCTCCCGCCTCTGCGGAGTTCACCGCCGATCTGGCGGCGCTGACCCGCACGCCGTTCCGCAACGTCATGGTGGCCAAGACGGAGGACCCTGCGGCACTCGATGCCTTCGACGAGTCGTACGCGCTCATCGCACTGTGCGAGACGGCCGCCGGCGTGCTGCGCGTCGCCGAGATCGCCGCGCACCCACGTGTCGCGGCACTGATGTGGGGCGCCGAGGATCTCGTCGCCTCCCTCGGCGGCACCTCCAGCCGGTTCGACTCCGGCTCATACCGGGACATCGCCCGGCATGCGCGCGCGGCGACGCTGCTCGCCGCCGCGGGGCACGGGCGCGCGGCGATCGACGCCGTGCACCTGGACATCGACGATGAGGCCGGGCTGGCAGCGGAGGCCTCGGATGCGGCGGCATCCGGATTCCGGGCCACCGCCTGCATCCACCCCAAGCAGGTCCCCGTGATCCGCGACGCGTACCGACCCGATGCCGATTCACGGGAGTGGGCGCGTGCCGTGCTCGCGGCCGCCGAGGGGCAGCGCGGCGTGTTCAGCTACCGGGGTCGGATGGTCGACGAGCCGCTGCTGCGGCAGGCCCGTGCGATCCTCGGGCAGGCGTGA